One Apodemus sylvaticus chromosome 14, mApoSyl1.1, whole genome shotgun sequence DNA window includes the following coding sequences:
- the LOC127664428 gene encoding vomeronasal type-1 receptor 4-like has translation MPNITSAFLKVICILDKRKKEMVFQFIKEIVFLFIIMLGILGNMSVSVNYMYSLQRGTEKKPIYLILTNLAFTNILLLLAKGLPKTIAAFGLRNFLDDIGCKILLYLERVARGLSICTSSLLTMVQAIIISPRASGWRRLRQQSAWHILLFFSFFWILNALVSVNLIPSIKSTSLNTSQLKSGYNYCYFMLESQKIKWIVLPLMVLRDAVFQGAMGGASGYMVFLLHKHHQHVLYLQNSKLLYRTPPELRAAQSVLLLMLCFVFFYWTDCAFSLFQSLSLGDYSLMTNIHEFLTFGYAIFSPIVLIHRDGLLVKCWHAQ, from the coding sequence ATGCCTAATATTACTAGtgcttttttaaaagttatttgcaTCTtggataaaaggaaaaaagaaatggtttTTCAGTTTATTAAGGAAATagtttttctctttataataatGCTTGGCATTCTGGGgaacatgtctgtttctgtgaaCTACATGTACAGTTTGCAGAGAGGCACTGAGAAGAAACCCATATACCTTATTCTCACCAATTTGGCTTTTACAAACATCTTACTCCTTCTTGCAAAAGGATTGCCAAAGACAATAGCAGCTTTTGGCTTGAGAAACTTCCTCGATGACATAGGCTGTAAGATTCTCCTTTACTTGGAGAGGGTGGCCCGTGGCCTCTCCATCTGCACCAGCAGTCTCCTCACTATGGTCCAGGCCATCATCATCAGTCCCAGAGCATCTGGGTGGAGGAGGCTCAGACAGCAGTCTGCATGGCACATCCTTctgttcttctcatttttctgGATACTCAATGCTTTAGTAAGTGTGAATCTAATCCCTTCCATCAAAAGTACAAGCCTTAATACGTCACAGCTTAAGAGTGGCTACAACTATTGTTATTTTATGCTAGaaagtcagaaaataaaatggattgTTCTCCCTCTCATGGTCCTGAGAGATGCAGTGTTTCAGGGTGCCATGGGAGGGGCCAGTGGCTACATGGTATTTCTCCTCCACAAGCACCACCAGCATGTCCTCTACCTTCAGAACTCCAAGCTTCTCTACAGAACTCCCCCTGAGCTGAGAGCTGCCCAGAGTGTCCTCCTTCtgatgctctgttttgttttcttctactgGACAGATtgtgccttttctctttttcaaagtcTTTCTTTAGGGGATTATTCGTTGATGACAAATATTCATGAATTTCTCACTTTTGGCTATGCAATCTTCAGCCCCATTGTGCTGATTCACAGAGATGGACTTCTGGTTAAATGTTGGCATGCGCAGTGA